A window from Gossypium raimondii isolate GPD5lz chromosome 7, ASM2569854v1, whole genome shotgun sequence encodes these proteins:
- the LOC105800330 gene encoding E3 ubiquitin-protein ligase At3g02290 isoform X1 has protein sequence MGSVCCCLRPEDFEDYINPNSNVYRNCVCLSCFVQNFVHVYTTLFRRGELRSVPSSIQGTGSIISSASLDNSLSDMYQSPPRPLPYDAEARYFRLQRDGLVSRHEKGSSQSHEESEPLRGENDADPGSLSTEGKWNAFERGSKEQHSKSSQKLSSAKAPVGIGYIYSSAEEEEDVCPTCLEEYTPENPKIITKCSHHFHLGCIYEWMERSENCPVCGKVMVFDETT, from the exons ATGGGTTCTGTCTGTTGCTGCTTGCGCCCTGAGGATTTTGAGGACTATATCAATCCGAACAGTAATGTATATAGAAATTGCGTGTGCCTCAGTTGCTTTGTTCAGAACTTCGTACATGTG TATACCACATTGTTCCGAAGAGGGGAATTGCGTTCTGTCCCTTCATCCATTCAGGGGACAGGATCTATTATCTCTTCTGCATCTCTAGATAACTCACTCTCTGACATGTACCAATCTCCTCCAAGACCCTTGCCTTATGATGCTGAGGCTAGATATTTCCGCTTACAACGTGATGGTCTTGTTTCAAGACATGAGAAGGGTTCAAGTCAGTCACACGAAGAGTCAGAGCCTTTAAGAGGCGAAAACGATGCAGATCCAGGATCTTTGAGTACCGAGGGCAAATGGAATGCCTTTGAGCGAGGCTCGAAAGAGCAGCATTCTAAATCCTCACAAAAACTCTCATCAGCAAAAGCACCAGTTGGAATTGGGTACATCTATTCATCTGCTGAAGAAGAGGAGGATGTCTGTCCAACATGTCTTGAAG AATATACTCCAGAGAATCCCAAGATAATAACAAAATGTTCCCACCATTTCCATCTTGGTTGCATTTATGAATGGATGGAGAGAAGTGAAAACTGTCCGGTCTGTGGAAAG GTTATGGTGTTCGATGAAACGACTTAA
- the LOC105800330 gene encoding E3 ubiquitin-protein ligase At3g02290 isoform X2, producing MGSVCCCLRPEDFEDYINPNSNVYRNCVCLSCFVQNFVHVYTTLFRRGELRSVPSSIQGTGSIISSASLDNSLSDMYQSPPRPLPYDAEARYFRLQRDGLVSRHEKGSSQSHEESEPLRGENDADPGSLSTEGKWNAFERGSKEQHSKSSQKLSSAKAPVGIGYIYSSAEEEEDVCPTCLEGYGVR from the exons ATGGGTTCTGTCTGTTGCTGCTTGCGCCCTGAGGATTTTGAGGACTATATCAATCCGAACAGTAATGTATATAGAAATTGCGTGTGCCTCAGTTGCTTTGTTCAGAACTTCGTACATGTG TATACCACATTGTTCCGAAGAGGGGAATTGCGTTCTGTCCCTTCATCCATTCAGGGGACAGGATCTATTATCTCTTCTGCATCTCTAGATAACTCACTCTCTGACATGTACCAATCTCCTCCAAGACCCTTGCCTTATGATGCTGAGGCTAGATATTTCCGCTTACAACGTGATGGTCTTGTTTCAAGACATGAGAAGGGTTCAAGTCAGTCACACGAAGAGTCAGAGCCTTTAAGAGGCGAAAACGATGCAGATCCAGGATCTTTGAGTACCGAGGGCAAATGGAATGCCTTTGAGCGAGGCTCGAAAGAGCAGCATTCTAAATCCTCACAAAAACTCTCATCAGCAAAAGCACCAGTTGGAATTGGGTACATCTATTCATCTGCTGAAGAAGAGGAGGATGTCTGTCCAACATGTCTTGAAG GTTATGGTGTTCGATGA